AGCCCGGTATTGTTTTCCACCTGTTTCGATAATTGCATACATATGTTTAGCTCCTTAACAAACACGCATTTTGCCAGTATGTTTACATTTATGTCAAGATTTTAGTATATCATCACGCGTTCTTCGTGTCTGGAAAAAAATTCGTGATGCCCTTGGCACCCACGCCTAATTTTTTTAAAGCTTATGTCAATCGGAGAAGTATTTCTATGGGGACTGTGTCAAAAAAAATCTGGATGGATGGAGCTCTTGTCGACTGGGATGAGGCCTCGGTCCATGTTCTTACTCATTCTCTCCATTATGGTCTCGCAGCATTTGAGGGGATCCGTTGTTATGAAGGCGTGACCGGATCAAGCATCTTTCGGTTAGAGGAGCATGTCGACCGGCTGTTTGAGTCTGCCCATATCACCATGATGCCCATGCCTTTTACCAAAAAAGAAGTGTCGGATGCTATTGTTGAGACGGTTCGAGTTAATCAATTAGTTTCGTGCTATATCCGCCCCATCGCGTATGTGGGCTATGGCGCGATGGGAGTGTACCCTGGTGACAACCCGATTCGTTTGGCTATTGCGGCTTGGCCATGGGGGTCGTATTTAGGGGAGGATGCGCTGGCGCAAGGCATCAGGGCAAAAATTTCATCCTTCACCCGGCATCATGTGAATGTATCCATGACTCGGGCAAAAATATCCGGATATTACGTTAATTCGATTTTAGCCAAATGGGAAGCAAAGAAGTCTG
The sequence above is a segment of the Nitrospira sp. MA-1 genome. Coding sequences within it:
- a CDS encoding branched-chain amino acid transaminase, whose product is MGTVSKKIWMDGALVDWDEASVHVLTHSLHYGLAAFEGIRCYEGVTGSSIFRLEEHVDRLFESAHITMMPMPFTKKEVSDAIVETVRVNQLVSCYIRPIAYVGYGAMGVYPGDNPIRLAIAAWPWGSYLGEDALAQGIRAKISSFTRHHVNVSMTRAKISGYYVNSILAKWEAKKSGYAECILLDPDGYVAEGTGENVFIVKKGVLKTTPLTSILDGITRNSILELARAQKIPVIEERFTRDAMYVADEIFLTGTAAEVTPVRELDDRKIGEGKPGPLTKSLQDDFFRIVRGENAAYANWLTPI